The genomic interval TCGATATTCAAAGCATCAACGATAATCGTTCTAATTCTTTCTTTTGGTACTGGGTTGATCAAGTGATTGTTGTGCAAATGCACTGCAAAATCACAATGAACTCCTTCGTCACGAGAAATCAATTCGTTAGAAAAAGTCAAACCTGGCATCAATCCACGTTTTTTCAACCAGTATATAGAACAAAAAGCTCCTGAAAAGAAAATCCCTTCTACTGCTGCAAAAGCAATTAAACGTTCCGCGAAGGAATCAGAGTCAATCCATTGCAATGCCCAATCTGCTTTTTTCTTGATTGCTGGAAAAACTTCTAATGCATTGAACAAATCATCTTTTTCTGCTTCATCTTTCACATAAGTATCAATCAATAATGAATAGGTTTCACTATGAATGTTCTCCATCATGATTTGGAAACCATAAAAGAATTTAGCTTCAGCGTACTGCACTTCATTAACAAAGTTCTCTGCTAGATTTTCGTTCACAATTCCATCCGAAGCTGCAAAAAAAGCTAAAATATGTTTAATGAAATATCTTTCATCATTATTCAACTTGTTATTCCAGTCGTTTAAATCTTGTGACAAATCGATTTCTTCAGCCGTCCAAAAACTAGCCTCCATTGATTTATAAAACTCCCAAATATCATGGTGTTTGATAGGAAAAATTACGAAACGATTTTTATTCTCTTGTAAAATTGGTTCTACTTGCGACATGGCTATTGTTTATTTTATTGTATTTTTCTTAGAAAGAATTTTAAATTCTGCGGATTACAAAGATGGCAAAATATTGCGTCTTTTAAAAGTCAAACTTATCCACAATTAGACTTAGTTTTTAACAACGTAAACTATTACGAGATCTTTTAACACAAAATGCAAATCACTTTGTATCAATTATTTAAAACCAAAAAAACCCATATACTATAGGGCTTTAAAGATAAAAAACAAAGGGTTTTATTGTTTTTTCGAACCTTGTTTTTTCCATTCCTGAGCGATTAAATCAAGCTCAGCATACCAATCTTCTCCAAACCTTCTTACCAAAGCTTCTTTGACAAATTTATACACAGGAACTTCTAACTCTTTACCTAAAGAACAGGCGTCGTCACAAATATCCCATTTATCATAATTCACCGCAGCAAACTCTGTAAAATCTTTAATTCGGATGGGATACAAATGACAGGAAACTGGTTTTTTCCAATCTACCTCTCCTTGATTATAGGCTTGTTCTATTCCGCATAAAGCGGTTTTACCGTCAAAAATCACATACGCACAATCTTTTTCATCAATAAGAGGTGTTTCTAAATCCCCATCGGTTCCTTTTCTCCAAACTCCTTGCGCCTCAATAGCAGCAATTCCTTCTTTACGTAGAAATGGTTTTACTTTAGGATAAATAGCTTCTAGAATTTTAGTCTCTTCTTCGCTCAATGGCGCTCCAGCATCTCCGTCAACGCAACAAGCTCCTTTACAAGCTGATAAATTACAAACAAATTCTTTCCCTAAAATATCTTCTGAAACGATGGTTTTTCCTAATTGAAACATGGATTGTATTAACTGTGATTATAAAGTGCAAAGGTAGTCAATCAAATGCGAATCGGAAGACCAAAACTGAGCTATTAACATATTGTAAAGGCAAATTAATCATTTTATAAGTCATGGATGACAAGCCTTACTTTCAAGTTGAATAATGAGTTTTTGCACAAAATCGGCTAGCACTACATCTATTGTCTTCCCTATCATGGTAGACACCGGCTATTATAACTATTTTATCGCCCCTAGCATTCACCATTAAAAACTATTAACAGTGTAATCACTATTATCTTAAACATCACCTTTGTTAATTTTGTAATGAAATCACTTCCAAAAATCAAAATCAAAAAAAACACTAAGCCAAAATGGATTAGCCGTTATTTAGTAAACATCTGGAATAGTACTCTTAGCTATTGCTGTTAAATTATTTATAACTAATGTTAAAGGACTATTCGTTTAAACATTTTTTTTATATTTTTATCCCCTAATATCGTATGTAAAGGCATTTACTACCCATTAAAACAGACTCAAAACCTCAATAAAAACAAGCCTTTACCTTAAATCAAAAATTAACTTTTATGAAAATGTTTATCAACATATTAGTGTTTTTAGCTGTAGCACTAATCATCTTCAACATTACCATGCTAGATTTTAAAGATCCTTTTCAAGGTGATAGCGCTGTAGCGTTCATCGGAATTGGAGCTTCGTTTTGTGCCGTTTTAATTCTTCTAATTTTCAAGATGTCAAAAAAAATTGAAGAGAAAATGGATGACAAATTATAATGAAATTTAATACTCTAATCATAGGTGGCGGTGTTTCTGGAATATCTTGTGCACTCGTTTTAGGTTCCGCCCAAAACAAAGTATTCGCCAAAGACAAGACAATTGGAATTTTCACACACCAAAAGTCTTCCGCACTTCAAGATGCTATTTTTAATAATGCTTATGGAATTACTCCAGGAACACTTGGATCTGAATTACTTCCTAATTCAACCACGCATTTAGCCGATATATACCCCCATATTACTCAAATTCCAAACGAAAAAATAATCAAAATAGAAGGCGAATATCCTGATTTCAAAATCGTTACTAATAAAAACAGTTACACGACAGAAATAGTGGTTATAGGCATTGGCTCTGCCAATACTTTTGACATCGAAGGTTTGATGGAATATGTAGAAACACATAAAAAAGCTTTATCCATAAAAAACCGCATTCAATTGCGAAATATAGATCATAAAGTAACTGAAGGAATTTACACCATTGGAACTTTAGCTGGATGGAGAAGTCAACTTGCTATTGCGGCTGGAAGTGGCGCAGCAGTTGCTACTGATATTCTTACGCTATGGAATGCCGGAGAACAAACCCATTCACACGACAGTATTCGAGAGAAATAATTTTTTATTTGGCTTTCATCACTTTTTGAATCATTTTATCTTCTTTCAAAAGCAATTCATAATATTGATTATCACCGTATAATTGTCGAGCAAACTCAGCACTCAAATACCGTTTCACTACTTCTTTATTTTTAGCAAGATCAAGAGCTAACCTGTTCTTATAAACAAAACGCTGAAACACATCATAATACTTATCAGTAAGACTCATTCTAGACATAAACTCTTTGAAAGATTCCTGTTTAAAATCCTTGCGGTGCAGGTCCAATTGTTCGAAAACAAAATTACTCACCAATCCAGATTGCATTAAATAATTGACATTAGCGTCTTCAATTTCAATAGGCACAAAAACATCAGGAACAATTCCACCGCCACCATAAACAATTCGACCTTTAGGTGTTTTAAATTTCAAACTGTCAGCGATTTTTATACTGTCTTTAGCATACAATTCTCCCGTCAAAAAGCGAGATTCAGATTCTTTAAAATAGGATTCATTTCCTTTACTATATGATTTTTGAATGGAACGTCCTGTAGGTGTATAATACCTCGCCACGGTTAACCTTACTGCAGAACCATCTTCAAAATTCATTTCACGCTGCACTAATCCTTTTCCGAACGAACGTCTTCCTACTATTGTCCCACGATCATTATCTTGAATAGCACCTGCTAAAATCTCACTAGCTGACGCACTGTTTTCGTTAATTAAAATAATTACTTTTCCATTTTCAAAAGCCCCATTTTCAGTTGCATATGTATTTTCAATGACTCCTTTCCTATTTTTCGTAAACACAATTAGTTGTTTATTTTTCAAAAAATCATCAGCAATAGCAATCGCTTGCTCCATATAACCACCACCATTGTTTCTGAGATCAAGAATTAAGCAATTCATTCCTGTCTTTTTTAATTGTAGCAAACCTTTTTTAAATTCGGTATAAGTAGTTTCAGAAAAACGATTGATCTTAACATAACCCGTTTTAGAATCTAGTAGCAATGCGACATCTACACTTTTTAATGGAATCACATCCCTTTTTAAGCTGATATTTATCTTTTTTTGCTCAGATTTTCTATAAACAACCAACTGAATGGTAGAACCACGTTCTCCTTTTAATTTAGAGAACAAACTATCAGATGGTAGTTTTCGGCCAAAAAGCTTGGTTTTATCTGCATAAAGGATTCGGTCACCAGATTTAATTCCTGCTTTGGCGGAAGGACCGTTATCTACTGGACGAATCACGGCCAAAGTATCTTTAAACATATAAAAACTAACCCCAATCCCTACAAAATCCCCACGCATATTTTCCTCAACACGAACTTGCTCACGTGGTGGAAC from Flavobacterium ovatum carries:
- a CDS encoding ribonucleotide-diphosphate reductase subunit beta, giving the protein MSQVEPILQENKNRFVIFPIKHHDIWEFYKSMEASFWTAEEIDLSQDLNDWNNKLNNDERYFIKHILAFFAASDGIVNENLAENFVNEVQYAEAKFFYGFQIMMENIHSETYSLLIDTYVKDEAEKDDLFNALEVFPAIKKKADWALQWIDSDSFAERLIAFAAVEGIFFSGAFCSIYWLKKRGLMPGLTFSNELISRDEGVHCDFAVHLHNNHLINPVPKERIRTIIVDALNIEREFITESLPVSLIGMNATLMTQYLEFVADRLLVELGCEREYNTTNPFDFMDMISLQGKTNFFEKKVAEYQKSGVMNTDGDAQKISFDADF
- a CDS encoding DUF3109 family protein, with the translated sequence MFQLGKTIVSEDILGKEFVCNLSACKGACCVDGDAGAPLSEEETKILEAIYPKVKPFLRKEGIAAIEAQGVWRKGTDGDLETPLIDEKDCAYVIFDGKTALCGIEQAYNQGEVDWKKPVSCHLYPIRIKDFTEFAAVNYDKWDICDDACSLGKELEVPVYKFVKEALVRRFGEDWYAELDLIAQEWKKQGSKKQ
- a CDS encoding FAD-dependent oxidoreductase — protein: MKFNTLIIGGGVSGISCALVLGSAQNKVFAKDKTIGIFTHQKSSALQDAIFNNAYGITPGTLGSELLPNSTTHLADIYPHITQIPNEKIIKIEGEYPDFKIVTNKNSYTTEIVVIGIGSANTFDIEGLMEYVETHKKALSIKNRIQLRNIDHKVTEGIYTIGTLAGWRSQLAIAAGSGAAVATDILTLWNAGEQTHSHDSIREK
- a CDS encoding S41 family peptidase; amino-acid sequence: MGFNSKYLPLLLGATLALGLVLGEWMQTSNENPFLTKNSSKNKLNRLIDFIENDYVDDVNTDSIVNLTVDKIMKQLDPHSIYVPPREQVRVEENMRGDFVGIGVSFYMFKDTLAVIRPVDNGPSAKAGIKSGDRILYADKTKLFGRKLPSDSLFSKLKGERGSTIQLVVYRKSEQKKINISLKRDVIPLKSVDVALLLDSKTGYVKINRFSETTYTEFKKGLLQLKKTGMNCLILDLRNNGGGYMEQAIAIADDFLKNKQLIVFTKNRKGVIENTYATENGAFENGKVIILINENSASASEILAGAIQDNDRGTIVGRRSFGKGLVQREMNFEDGSAVRLTVARYYTPTGRSIQKSYSKGNESYFKESESRFLTGELYAKDSIKIADSLKFKTPKGRIVYGGGGIVPDVFVPIEIEDANVNYLMQSGLVSNFVFEQLDLHRKDFKQESFKEFMSRMSLTDKYYDVFQRFVYKNRLALDLAKNKEVVKRYLSAEFARQLYGDNQYYELLLKEDKMIQKVMKAK